CCTCATGGCCTCGAACGCCGTGCTGCTCACGGTTGAGACGAGCTTCCTCGCGCTCCACGGCATGGGCCGCATGCTCAACCTCGTGCAGGAGGTTCGAAACCACAAGGCGCTCAGGGTCTACGCGTTGGCCACGATGTTCGACGGCCGCACCTCTTTCTCCCGCGAGGTCCTCGAGGACATGCGCGGCTTCTTCGAGGAGATGATGCTCGACACGGTGATCCGCCAGAACGTGCGCCTCAAGGAGGCAGCGAGCCACGGCGAGCCCATATTCACCTACTCGCGCAGCTCGCGCGGCGCCGAGGACTACAGGGCGATGACCGACGAGCTGCTCGGAAGGATCATCACCGACATAGAGGATTTCAAGAGCCTGGTGCCCGAGTACGGCCCCGACAACTCGGCCACTGACCACTGACCACAGATCACAGATCACTGATCACTGATCACTAACAGAGGAGGAGACAGGATATGGTTCTCGAGAGGGTGACATCCAAGTTCACGCGGAGGAAGATATCGAAGTGCGGCGAGGTGCCGCTCCGGCGCAACGACGCCGCTGCGCTGAGAAAGGACCTCGACGCATGGCTCACGGACAGGACCTGCTGGAACCACGAGGACTGGACGAACCTGCTGGGTGATCTGCGCCAGAAGGGCTACAGCGACCTGATAGACACGCCCAAGGGCCAGGAGCTCATCGGGCTGTACCTCGAGAACAACAAAAAGACCGCCAGCTGCTGATCAGTACTCCTCGGGATTCGTGCCCCAGACCTTCGAGGAGTACTCCGCCACAGTGCGATCGCTCGAGAAGCGGCCCATCCTCGCTGCGGTGAGGATGGCCCGCTTCGTCCATTCGCGCTTGTCGTTGAAGAGCTTTGCCGCCTCCCGCTGCTTCTCGGCGTAGGAGCCGAAGTCGGCGAGCACGAAGAAGCGGTCGCCCCCGCGCAGGAGCGAATCCACGATCGGCTGGAATATGCCCGGCTCGCGCCAGTTGAAGTGGTCCTCGGCGATCATCTGCACCGCCCTGCGCAGGCGCTCGTCCTTCTCGAGGCAGCTCATGGGGAAGTATCCCTGGCGCCTCTGCTGCTCTATCTCCTCCTCGGTGTAGCCGAAGACGAAGAGGTTCTCGCGGCCCACGGTCTCGGCGATCTCGATGTTCGCGCCGTCCATGGTCCCTATGGTCAGCGCGCCGTTGAGCGCGAGCTTCATGTTGCCGGTGCCGGAGGCCTCGGTGCCCGCGGTCGATATCTGCTCGGAGAGGTCGGCGGCCGGGATGATCCTCTCAGCCAGCGACACCGAGTAGTTCCTGAGGAAAACGACCTTGAGCACGTCCTTCGTCGCCGGGTCCAGGTTGATCGTGCCGGCCACCGAGTTTATGAGCTTTATGATGAGCTTGGCCATCCTGTAGCCCGGGGCCGCCTTGCCCGCGAAGATCACGGTCCTGGGCGTGAACTCCGCGTTCGGGTTGTCCTTGATCTCGTTGTAGAGCGCGATCGCGTGCAGGATGTTGAGCAGCTGCCTCTTGTACTCGTGTATCCTCTTTATCTGCACGTCGAACATGGAGTTCACGTCCACGTCGATCCCCATCGTGTCGCCTATGTACTGCGCCAGCGAGTTCTTGTTGGACCACTTCGCGCTCTGCCACGCCTCGGAGAACTCCTCGTCCGACGCGAAATCCTCCAGCCTCCTGAGCTCGTTGAGGTCCAGCGCCCAGCCGTCGCCGATGCGCGAATCTATCACCTCGGAGAGGATCGGGTTGGCCTTCTGCAGCCAGCGGCGCTGCGTGATTCCGTTTGTGATGTTGATGAACTTGTTGGGATAGAACTCGTTGAAGTCGGGGAAGATGCGCTCCTTCAGTATCCTCGTGTGCAGCTCCGCCACGCCGTTGACCGCGAAGCTGCCCACTATGGCCAGGTTGGCCATCCTCACCCTCTTCTCCGCGCCCTCCTCGATGATCGACATCCTGCGCAGCCTGTCCACGTCGCCCGGGTAGACCTTGCCCACCTCGTCCATGAACCGGCGATTGATCTCGTAGACGATGTCCATGTGCCTGGGGAGCAGCGACTGCATGATGGACACCGGCCATCTCTCGAGCGCCTCGGCCATGATGGTGTGGTTGGTGTACGCGAACGTGCGGCGCACGATGTCCCATGACAGCTCCCAGGGCATCCGCTCCTCGTCGAGCAGTATCCTCATGAGCTCCGCGATGGCTATCGACGGGTGCGTGTCGTTGAGCTGGATCGCGATCTTCTCGTGGAAGTCGGAGAGGTCCTTGTGCTGCCGCTTGTGGATCCTGATTATGTCCTGCAGCGTGGCCGAGACGAAGAAGTACTGCTGCTTGAGGCGGAGCACCTTGCCCGAGTAGTTGTCGTCGTTCGGGTAGAGGAACTTGGAGATCGCCTCCTGGCCGCTCTTGCGCCGCACCGCCTGCAGGTAGTCGCCGGTCTGGAAGAGGGTGAAGTCCACGTCCTGGGTGGACTTGGCCTGCCACAGCCGCAGGTTGTTCACCACGTTGTTGCCGTAGCCGGGCACCGGTATGTCGTACGCGACCGCCATCACGTCGTCGGTGTCGACCCAGGTGTGTATGGTCTCGCCGGAGCGGAGATGGGCCTTCTGGACGTTGCCGCCGAATCGTATCCTGTAGGTGAGCTCGGGGCGGATCACCTCCCACGGGTTGCGGTAGGTGAGCCAGTTGTCCGGCACCTCGACCTGATAGCCGTTCTCGATCTTCTGATCGAAGATGCCGTACTCGTAGCGCAGGCCGTAGGCGTATGCGGGCAGCCTCTGCGTGGCCATGGAGTCGAGGAAGCACGCGGCGAGCCTTCCCAGGCCGCCGTTGCCGAGCCCCATGTCGTGCTCGATCTCGCGGATCTCGTCGAGCTTGTAGCCCAGGTCGTCGAGTATCTGGGCGCACTCCTCGTAGTACCGCAGGTTGTTGAGCGCGTTGCCGAGCAGGCGGCCCATGAGGTACTCGAGCGAGAGGTAGTAGACGCGCTTGGCGTCGTGCTCGCGATATTGCCGCTGCGTGCGCAGCCAGCGGCGGATCAGCCTGTCGCGGATCGACATGGCCAGCGCGTTGTAGGCGTCCTCCTTGGTGACCGTGCTCTTGTCCTTGACCAGCGACAGCTCGATGTGCTCGGCGAACTGGTTGGCCAGCGAGTAGGTGTCCGCGGTCTTGTGGTCCGTGAAGAAGACTGTGTAGTCCGGTTTGCTCATGGCACGAAAGATTACAACATATGCGGGGCGCTGTCACCCCCCACGCTCACGCACCTCTGTCCATGCCGTAGATCGAGCCGTACTTCGACTCTACGTAATCCAGGAAGTGCCGCTGGTCGAGCGGCTCGCCCGTGGCCCTCTCGAGGAGCTCCGAGGTCCGGTAGCGCCTGCCGTGCCGGTGGATCCTTTCCCTCAGCCAGCCGAGGATCGGCTCGAGTCTCCCGCGGGCGATCATCGCCTCGGCGCGCGGGATGTCTCGGCGCATCCGCGCCCAGAGCTGGGCCGCTGCGAGGTTGCCGATGAGGTAGGTGGGGAAGTATCCGATGAGCCCGTCGGACCAGTGCGTGTCCTGCAGCACCCCCTGCGCGTCGTCTCCGGGCGTTATGCCGAGCAGGCTCGCCATTCCCTCGTTCCAGAGCCCCGGCAGATCGTCCACCCCGATCTCGCCCGCGATGAGGTCCTTCTCGAGACCGTAACGCAGGACTATGTGGAGGTTGTAGGTGACCTCGTCCGACTCCACGCGGATCGGCGTCGACTTCACCCGGCACAGCGCCCTGTAAAACTCCTCGGGAGATGCCTTCGCCATCTGCCTCGGGAACCGTTTGCGCAGCATCGGGACGATGAGCCTCGCGAACGGGAGGCTGCGTCCGACCACGTTCTCCCAGAACCGCGACTGCGACTCGTGGATGCCCAGCGACACCGCCTCGGCCAGCGGCGTGCCGAGATGCTTGGCCGGCAGCCCCTGCTCGTAGAGGGCGTGCCCCGATTCGTGGATCACGCCGTAGAGCGCCGCCGGGAGCCACCGCTCGTCGTATCGCGTGGTTATGCGAACGTCGGTGGGCGCGATCCCGCAGCAGAACGGGTGCACCGAGCGGTCCATGCGCGAGGCCTCGGCGTCCACCCCCAGCATCTCCATGACGTCGCGGCAGAGCGCCTCCTGCTCCCTCTCGGGGTAGCCCCTCTTGAGTATCGAGTTGTCCGGATGGTTTTTCGACGCCAGGAGCCGCTTCGCGATCGGCGCGAGCCCCTCCGCGAGCCCCCGGACGATCGGGTCGAGCTTCTCCACCGTCATGCCCGGTTCGTACTGGTCGAGCAGCGCGTCGTATGGGTGGCCCTTGTATCCCACGCACTCCGCCTCGCGCCTTATGAGGGCGACCACCTTCCTGAGCCACGGCGAGAACGCCTTGAAGTCGCGCGCCCTGCGGGCCTTGATCCAGGCCTGGTGGGCGAGCGTGGTCACGCGCGCCAGCTCCTGCACCAGCTCCCTGGGCACCTTGGCCGCCCGGGTGTGGTCGCGCAGCCACTCCCGCACGCAGACCCGCCGGTCCGGGCTGAGGCGCCCTGGCCTCCTCGCGAGCCCCTTGAGCAGCCTGCCGATCCTCTTGTCCACGATCTTGTCGTGGATCACCCCTGCGAGGGCTGCCGACTGCTCCGCCCGGGAGCCGGCCGCCTTCGGCGGCATCATGGTCTCCTGGTCCCAGCCGAGGAGCCCGGCTGCCGAGCCGATCGCGGAGGCCTCCTTCATGTGCCGCTCTATCTCGAGGTAATCCCTGTTCATCTCTTTGATCCCCCCGCCTTGGTTTCCCCCCGCCATTCCCGAGTCACGAGTTACGAGTCACGAGTCACGGCCTTGCCTTTATGATGTGTATCTCCACCCTGCGGTTCTTCGCCCTGTTCGCGGGGCTGTCGTTGGGCAGAAGCGGCTTCGTCCTCCCGTAGCCCACGGTCCTCATGCGGCCGGCGTCGATCCCGTTTTTGAGCAGGTAGTCGTAGACCGCCCGCGCCCGCCGCTCGGAGAGCTGCTGGTTGTAGAGGTCCGAGCCCACGATGTCGCAGTGGCCCTCGATCGACAGATCGAGCGATCTGTTCTGTTTTGCGAGCTTTATGTCCTCGTCCAGCACCCTCTTGCCCTCGGGCTTGAGCGCTGCCCTGTCGAAGTCGAAGTGCACCGACCCGAGGGTCGTGACCTTCACGGTCTTGCCGCAGTCCTTGCATCGGGCCGCGCAGCCGGCGGCAGCTATCGCCGCCAGGGCGGCCAGCACCAATGCGCTGCACATGAGTCTCTTTGACATGACGATATCCTCCTCTTTGCCCCTTGCTAGAGCCTCGCGACCCCCAAATCAAGGGCAAAAATCCCTGAATTGCCTTGATTTCGGGGTTTCCCTGGTGCATCTCGCTTCAGAGCGGAGGTCGCAATGAAGAGAGAGTTGCTGTGCTTTGCCGCCCTCGCGGCCCTTCTGGCCGGCCAGGCGCAGGCATCCGCGGAGGGTGACATGACAATCAAGCGACAGCTGGCGAAGTTCGCGCCCGTGAAGATCGAGGTGGAGGGGGGTCTCCTCGATGCGAGACAGAAAAAGCTTGTGGCCGAGCTGGTGAAGGCGGCGCGATTCATGGACGAGATCTTCCTGCGCCAGGTCTACTCGGGCAACGCGAAGCTCCGCGAGCGCCTCGAGGCGCGGGCCGCGAGGAGCCCCGAGATCTACGAGTACTTCCTCGTCAACTACGGCCCCTTCGACAGGTTGGACCACGACCGTCCGTTCGTGGCCGGGGTGGGAGTCAAGCCCGCGGGCGCGAACTACTATCCCGAGGACATGACGAAGAGGGAGTTCGCCTCCTGGATCAAAAAGCGCCCCGCGGACCGCGAGCCGTTCGAGAGCAACTTCACCGCCGTCAGGCGCAGCGGACAGTCGCTCGTCGCGGTGCCCTACTCCGAGGAGTACCGGGAGTTTTTGGTCCCCGCGGCCGCGAGCCTCCGAAAGGCGTCGAGGCTCGCCTCCAATGCCTCGCTGAAGAGGTATCTCGCCGGCCGGGCCGACGCGTTCTTCTCCAACGACTACTTCCCGAGCGACGTGGACTGGGTGCGCATGAAGGGCCACGACATCGAGGTGGCCATCGGCCCCTACGAGGTCTACGAGGACCGCCTCTTCGGATACAAGGCCGCCTTCGAGGCGTTCGTCACCCGCGTGGACCCGAAGGAGAGCAGGCGGCTGGCGAAGGTCGTCCGCTACCTCGACGAGCTGGAGGCGAACCTCCCCATAGAGGACCGCCACAAGGGCAGGGGCCGCAGCCTCTCCTCGCCGATCGTCGTGGCGCAGCTCATCTACTCCGCGGGCGACACCAGGGCGGGCGTGCAGACGCTGGCATTCAACCTCCCGAACGACGAGCGCGT
This portion of the Pseudomonadota bacterium genome encodes:
- a CDS encoding OmpA family protein is translated as MSKRLMCSALVLAALAAIAAAGCAARCKDCGKTVKVTTLGSVHFDFDRAALKPEGKRVLDEDIKLAKQNRSLDLSIEGHCDIVGSDLYNQQLSERRARAVYDYLLKNGIDAGRMRTVGYGRTKPLLPNDSPANRAKNRRVEIHIIKARP
- a CDS encoding peptidase, coding for MKRELLCFAALAALLAGQAQASAEGDMTIKRQLAKFAPVKIEVEGGLLDARQKKLVAELVKAARFMDEIFLRQVYSGNAKLRERLEARAARSPEIYEYFLVNYGPFDRLDHDRPFVAGVGVKPAGANYYPEDMTKREFASWIKKRPADREPFESNFTAVRRSGQSLVAVPYSEEYREFLVPAAASLRKASRLASNASLKRYLAGRADAFFSNDYFPSDVDWVRMKGHDIEVAIGPYEVYEDRLFGYKAAFEAFVTRVDPKESRRLAKVVRYLDELEANLPIEDRHKGRGRSLSSPIVVAQLIYSAGDTRAGVQTLAFNLPNDERVRRQEGSKKVMLKNVQRAKYEKILLPIAGRVMSGRDAAGVDFEAFFAHTLLHEVSHGIGPGEIEIAGEKTTVNKALSDLYSLIEECKADTLGLYNAIYLAAKGLYPEGFIDSVWPTYLAGIFRSVRFGIGEAHGGANAMQFNYLVSKGAIRHDRRSGLFSIDRSKIESAVRDLASELLVIEATGDYAAAKKFVDRHRRMPAEMRAAIARLSDVPVDIRPRYAFD
- a CDS encoding glycogen/starch/alpha-glucan phosphorylase, giving the protein MSKPDYTVFFTDHKTADTYSLANQFAEHIELSLVKDKSTVTKEDAYNALAMSIRDRLIRRWLRTQRQYREHDAKRVYYLSLEYLMGRLLGNALNNLRYYEECAQILDDLGYKLDEIREIEHDMGLGNGGLGRLAACFLDSMATQRLPAYAYGLRYEYGIFDQKIENGYQVEVPDNWLTYRNPWEVIRPELTYRIRFGGNVQKAHLRSGETIHTWVDTDDVMAVAYDIPVPGYGNNVVNNLRLWQAKSTQDVDFTLFQTGDYLQAVRRKSGQEAISKFLYPNDDNYSGKVLRLKQQYFFVSATLQDIIRIHKRQHKDLSDFHEKIAIQLNDTHPSIAIAELMRILLDEERMPWELSWDIVRRTFAYTNHTIMAEALERWPVSIMQSLLPRHMDIVYEINRRFMDEVGKVYPGDVDRLRRMSIIEEGAEKRVRMANLAIVGSFAVNGVAELHTRILKERIFPDFNEFYPNKFINITNGITQRRWLQKANPILSEVIDSRIGDGWALDLNELRRLEDFASDEEFSEAWQSAKWSNKNSLAQYIGDTMGIDVDVNSMFDVQIKRIHEYKRQLLNILHAIALYNEIKDNPNAEFTPRTVIFAGKAAPGYRMAKLIIKLINSVAGTINLDPATKDVLKVVFLRNYSVSLAERIIPAADLSEQISTAGTEASGTGNMKLALNGALTIGTMDGANIEIAETVGRENLFVFGYTEEEIEQQRRQGYFPMSCLEKDERLRRAVQMIAEDHFNWREPGIFQPIVDSLLRGGDRFFVLADFGSYAEKQREAAKLFNDKREWTKRAILTAARMGRFSSDRTVAEYSSKVWGTNPEEY
- a CDS encoding carboxypeptidase M32, whose translation is MNRDYLEIERHMKEASAIGSAAGLLGWDQETMMPPKAAGSRAEQSAALAGVIHDKIVDKRIGRLLKGLARRPGRLSPDRRVCVREWLRDHTRAAKVPRELVQELARVTTLAHQAWIKARRARDFKAFSPWLRKVVALIRREAECVGYKGHPYDALLDQYEPGMTVEKLDPIVRGLAEGLAPIAKRLLASKNHPDNSILKRGYPEREQEALCRDVMEMLGVDAEASRMDRSVHPFCCGIAPTDVRITTRYDERWLPAALYGVIHESGHALYEQGLPAKHLGTPLAEAVSLGIHESQSRFWENVVGRSLPFARLIVPMLRKRFPRQMAKASPEEFYRALCRVKSTPIRVESDEVTYNLHIVLRYGLEKDLIAGEIGVDDLPGLWNEGMASLLGITPGDDAQGVLQDTHWSDGLIGYFPTYLIGNLAAAQLWARMRRDIPRAEAMIARGRLEPILGWLRERIHRHGRRYRTSELLERATGEPLDQRHFLDYVESKYGSIYGMDRGA